Genomic window (Scleropages formosus chromosome 16, fSclFor1.1, whole genome shotgun sequence):
GGCAAGACTTCACAGTTGGCGAGTTGACTCCTCGCAGTCGCCatccctcctgctcctcagtACAGAGCCAGCCTGCGGAGCAAGGCAGTGGTGCTCTCAAGGGCAAATCCAAgatcaggaggaagaggaaaggtGTAGAGCAGTGCACCGAGGCCTGGAGGCCCAGGGCGACGGTGCCCAAACCGTTCCAGATGACGGTGCGCGAGGCGGAGAAGAAGCGGACGAAGGTGAAGTCCCGCTCggaggtggagctggagaacGCCCTGCTcaagaagcagctggaggagctgacGGAGTGTCAGAAGAAGTTCCGTGCCAGCCCTGCTCCTGCCCACATCTACCTGCCTCTGTACGAAGTGGTCAGCCAATGCAAGGAGGAGCGGCGCCACTTCTTCCGCAACCAGAACCTCAGTGTGCTGGCTGTATCCCAGAAGCCCTTTAGCTTCCTGGAGCGGGAGCGCAAAAAGAAGGAGCTGAAGGAAGCCCAGCTCCAAGTCACGGCACCCAAGGAAGAGAAGAGGTGTTTCAAGGCCAAACCAGTGCCTCGGTCAGTGTACGACTCCACGGTGAGCGATCGGATCAAGGAGGACCAGCTGTATCGCGCCATTAGGATGCAGATGCGGGCCCAGGAGCTGCTCTACAGTTCCTCGATGCCACGCAGCATGCTGGCCAAGCGGCTGAGTGAAAAACGGAAGGATTCGCGGGAGAGGACCGCCGAGAGGACAGCAGAGGCTGAGGCTGACTTCCGCCCCAGAATCAACGGGGCCGTGCCCGACTTCGATGCCAGCTACCGGAGGTTCCAGAGGCAGCTGCGGAGCAAGCGGGATGTGAAACCCATGACCGTCTGCGAGCCATTCCAGCTGAGGACCTCCCAGATCGCGTCGCATCGGGACCGGATCCTGGCTGACATTGAGGCGGAGCGGACAAGCCCTCGGGTGAATCGCTGGCCCTATATTGGCCCGACGAGAACCACGAGCTCCAGCCTCTGCTCATCCCTCTCAGGCAGCCAGGAGCTCCTGCCTGCCAAAATCACAGACGCAGCCAGAAGGCGCCAAGAGGCTGTAAGGTAACAGCTTGCAGTAGCAACAGGGTGCCAGTTGTCCCATGTGCTGTTTACTGTAGTTTACAGTAGCTGCGGGAGTTGacagaaattattttcttgtgGAGCTAGGAAGTTTTCTGTGCGAAACCCGTGTGTCTACGTCTCGAAGAGATCCTCCTTTCCTCGTTCTCCTGCGCCGAATGTAGCCTTAGCCCATCCCAGGGTATTCAGTTCCTGCTCCCGTTTCCAGTGGCGGACCTCCTCGGACTTCCCTCGCATCCCCCTATTGCCTCCTCCTGTACCCCTTCAGCGCCAGTCTTTTCTCTCCGAGTAGAAAGACACTCGAGCAGAGGAAGAAGGCCGAGGAAGACGAAGAGCAATGGAGAGAGaagcggagagagagagagagaacgctGCAGAAACTGATCACGAGGCGTGCTCAGGCTAATGACCCTCACGTGGCCCtctcccagacctgccaaactAAACTCAAGCAGTTCAGGTAACGGAGAGCTGGGAGCCGACTAAAAACCTGAATGTGAAACGTTCCCCCCCTTAATGGATCAGTATCGCAAAGAACAAGATTAAAGGCCACCTTCAAGGAATTCTCTAAAACGTTAACATCCAAACCCTTTTCAACTTAATGGCTTTTTTGTGCAACTTTCAGtaatcaaataaatatattacttccaaattatttgcaaatagCTCGGAAAAAGCTTTTTgaacaaatttcaaaaaagtaggggaaaaaaacttcatCATGAAGTGTTTTAATATGTCAAAGATAAAACCCTAGAAAACGTGACCCTGTATATCACACAATGTCATGCAATCAATTTCACGCCTTTAATGTTGAAAGTATtgaatgtatatactgtatttcacagaTATTGTGACATGACATCACGtttaataaaactgtaaaatgaagtATGGTAAATATTAACTCTGATCCTTTTACATCACCTGGTTGCCTTCATTATAACATGAATTGAGATAAATAAAATGACTTGGCCAAGATATGAACGTTTTCCTTGATTCAGTGTCAGCTTCCCAATTTGACTAGATACAAATATATTGAGATTGCAGCTAAGatgtgttcatatttttatgagACCAGCATATTGTGACCCATATGGAATGGTATGATCACGATGGCGTGACCTTCGAGAACGTGGCTCTCCTTTTGGAGATGTAGCTCTCTGCATTTGGGTCCCATGTTCCGCATTTCCCACGGCACTCGTGAGACAGGAGTCATCGCCAGCCTGTGTGTTTGGAACAGGAAGCAGGACCTCCAGCGAAGGAAGGAGTACAGGGAGGAGATGCAGGAGATTCGGAACAGGGTGAAGGAGAGACCTCTGCTGCTCGAACAGGTGACGCAGGTGAATCGACTTCCTCTCTCTAATATTTTATGCTTACGCAGTTACATAAGTGTTGTCTGTCATTCCGATCCAGAGCTCAGAATtgtaagattttttaaattttcatatttgttaaTTCCTATATTGTGACAAAGGTGCAAGATTCACCAACGTCATTTTAATGCCGTTATAGGCGCATAGACTGTAAATGAGAAAACTACACCTGAGCAACGTTTGCCATTACAGGGAATCATGAAAGTCACTGCCAACGTGAGAGAAATCATAATTTGCCAGTTATTAAAACtgattatttaaatgtgaatggaATGAAATTGTGATTTGCTGGGTGTAGTGTCACAGAAATGAGCAGAAAATTAAAGTTCTGAATCCCTCCAATGTTTTTTCGTACGCCAGTCAGTTTTACCACGCCTTGAAGGTCTACGTCGTGTGATGTAAAGCAAGTCAGTGTGTCTGAGATGTGATGTTCAACGAGACCGAGTCTCATCAGCTATAATTAATATCGTGTGCCCTATCCAGAGGAATGCCAAGCAAGCTGCGGAGAGGCGCTTCGCTGATGCACTTCGAGGATATGGACTAAGTGAGGATTTTGTCAGCCGCAAGGCACCAAAGTCACGAGGTCAACTGCAAGGTCAACTGCCAGATGAACTACTTGATGAGTCCCTTGGTGGATCATCATGTACTTGGGATAAACAGAGGTAAGGTTCACTTAAACTTCTGTCTAAGAGAGAATTTACTCTAGAAAAAGCAACATATAAAACAGCCTATTTGACTTCagattatccatccatccatcttcctccgcttatccgggactgggtcgcgggggcagtagtctaagcagatcCCCCAGACTTCCCTTTTCCctcaaacctcctccagctcctctgggggaaccccaaggcgttcccaggccaactgggagacgtagtctctccaacgtgtcctgggtctgccccgaggcctcctcccagtgggacatgcccagaacacctccccaggggaggcgtccaggaggcatccggaacagatgcccgagccacctcaactggctcctctccatgcggaggagcagcggctctactccgagctcctatcgggtgactgagctcctcaccctatccctaagggtgcgcccagccactctgcggaggaaactcatttctgccacttgtatccgcgatctcattctttcggttatgatccagagttcatgaccataggtgagggtaggaacgtagatcgactggtaaattgaaagcttcgccttacgactcagctccttcttcaacacaacagaccggtacaatgaccgcattactgcggacgccgcacagatccgtctgtcaacctgccgctccatttttccctcactcgtgaacaagaccccgagatacttaaactcctccacttgagggaagagctcccccctaacccggagggggcaatccacctttttccgactgaggaccatggtctcggatttggagatgctgattctcatccccgccgcttcgcacttggctgcaaacctctccagtgcacgctgtaagtcttgattcgatgaagccaacaggaccacatcatccgcaaaaagcagagacgagatcctgcagccaccaaaacagacaccctccgttccctggctgcgcctagaaattctgtccataaagataatgaacagaatcggtgacaaagggcagccctggcggagtccaacatgcaccgggaacaggtctgacttactgccagcgatgcgaaccaagctcctgctccggtcatacagggaacgaacagcccgtagcaacgagccctgaaccccataatcccgaagtaccccccacaggatgccacgagggacacggtcgaatgccttctccaggtccacaaaacacatatggactggttgggcaaactcccatgaaccctccaacaccctagtgagggtatagagctggtccagtgttccacggccagggcgaaaaccgcattgctcctcctgtatccgaggttcgactatcggtcggattctcctctccagtaccccagcatagactttcccagggaggctaaggagtgtgatccccctgtagttggaacacaatctcctgtcccccttcttaaaaagagggaccactaCCCCGgcctgccagtccagaggcaccgtccccgaactccacgcaatgctgcagaagcgtgtcagccaagacagccccacaacatccagagacttgagaaactcggggtggatctcatccacccccggagccttgccaccgaggagttttttgactacctcggcAACTttagccagggtaatggacgagtccccctccgagtccccagcctcagcttcctctacggaaggcgtgtcggagggattgaggagatcctcaaagtactccttccaccgcccgaggacatcctcagttgaggtcagcagcgcaccacttccactgtaaacagtgttggcaaaacactgcttcccctcctctgagtcaccggacggtttgccagaatctctttgaggccgaccgaaagtcttcttctGAACtcctcactgaactcctcccaggcccgagtttttgccgcggcaactgccagagccgcgctccgtctggcccgccggtacccgtcagctgcttcaggagtcccatgagccagccaggcctgatagaactccttcttcagcttgacggcatcccttacctccggtgtccaccactgtgttcggggattgccgccgcgacaggcaccggagattttatggccgcagc
Coding sequences:
- the fam161a gene encoding protein FAM161A, producing MENSHRANVLVTSCLKTPVDPHTKAPLALYEREKTLPYAAEHMGQGERPEETECDSDSDYGDGAGEARNANPLMIKDCRVSGNHINLREFYFSNEEYYRKLEELKRAHLQTMAELEEMYRDKMDIKGTAAQEKECGSPCTAHRLCWTKNHSVSTNLRKAFSAAELNQTAGSGLSDASEDGLADNCGEGDGGKGLLLSPRAQIKKMWQDFTVGELTPRSRHPSCSSVQSQPAEQGSGALKGKSKIRRKRKGVEQCTEAWRPRATVPKPFQMTVREAEKKRTKVKSRSEVELENALLKKQLEELTECQKKFRASPAPAHIYLPLYEVVSQCKEERRHFFRNQNLSVLAVSQKPFSFLERERKKKELKEAQLQVTAPKEEKRCFKAKPVPRSVYDSTVSDRIKEDQLYRAIRMQMRAQELLYSSSMPRSMLAKRLSEKRKDSRERTAERTAEAEADFRPRINGAVPDFDASYRRFQRQLRSKRDVKPMTVCEPFQLRTSQIASHRDRILADIEAERTSPRVNRWPYIGPTRTTSSSLCSSLSGSQELLPAKITDAARRRQEAVRKTLEQRKKAEEDEEQWREKRRERERTLQKLITRRAQANDPHVALSQTCQTKLKQFRKQDLQRRKEYREEMQEIRNRVKERPLLLEQVTQRNAKQAAERRFADALRGYGLSEDFVSRKAPKSRGQLQGQLPDELLDESLGGSSCTWDKQSDGEKDEAGSSVGTESYPDDYPEDYEDFDDRDLKEGLQHEEEDEYDYLKNPEDAERRADQSEQEREGDELPGEEEGQYLGQEDGQEREQWNDEEESRQSCGDNVRTE